AAATACTAACGATTTTTGAGAGATCTAATAAATCCACGAAGACGAGAAAAGaccatataatttttattcaaacatgataaaaaaatctaaatcaaTTAGATGAACTTCCTACTAGACACTTATTAAATTAAAGAGcataaatctaaaataaataataatatggaCGGAGAGAAGATAATTTTTAACTAAAGCGGAAAGAACACCTTCTCCCATCCTCTAAAGTTGAATATGAAAAGAATTTGTTCAGAGAGAAGAAAGagcaaaaaaaacataaaattgtttcttttttatgGATTGAATTCATATAAGTgagatttgttatattttaattaatttgtcttTAAGGACCATAACTCTCTAAAAtcaattcttatattttttttttattttgaaagcGCATAAAAGAACGACTAAAAAATAACCAACCCGAAACTTGCTGAACCAACGGTTCCTCCAGAATGGCTGGGGATACTATCATGCCCAGTCTTAGACATAGGCCGCTAAGGCCTATGCCTAGAGCCATATATTCTAAGGGGcttcaatatttttattggtccattgagaaaataaatattatactaTTGAATATttcaaaactatatatatatatattgattatcattgattcttttaataaattggcTTTGTAATAtctattttgaaaatcaattaAACTTTCACTACAACAAATCAGACATATAGGGACGGTTTTATGCTtttgtaggggcggttatacAAGTTATAACTGCGTTTTTGAATCTGCCTCTAAAACGCCGTTTTTCCCCGCGCCACTACAACAAAGGAGCGGTTTTACCAACTGCCGGGGTAGCATATAGTTTTTTGGTGCTGAACATAGGGGCGCAGTTATGATCGCCTCTAAATACATGTCCTATGTAGGGGCGGTTTAAACCGCCTCTACCGTcagaaatgtttttaaaaaatatgggtTTGACCATGAATAGGAAAGAGGTTTCTTATTCAGGAATATCTTTCCGAATAAatttatcttcctaagttgagtttgtatccaaatagcaGAGATATTTCGTAAATCTGATTCTTGGGCGAATCCCTTTAACGATGCGCTTTATCCGAGTCTTCAGGGATTCTTTTTTATCTTCGAAATTCGGATTACTCCTTCGGTCAAGCCGTATCTCATGGATTCAGTTACCGGTATATTTGGCTTTTAGCCCTTTGGGTGAGGACTCGATATTGTATTGGAAGATAAATCTCGTGCGACTTGACTCCACTATACTTATGATAGAATTCGGTATCTATCAAGAATGAACAAGAGAACAACTATATTAACAATAGAACAATTATATTAACAAGATATCAATATATCTTTAATAATTTGtgtacaaaaaatcaaaaaaattaaaaaaaaacttaaaagaacctaaaagaaataaaaatgacGTCGAGAAATTTATCGGAAAAAACGCGGCGACTAGAAATTCATCGAAAAAACACGACGGCGAGAAAATTACTACGAAAAATTTACCGAAAAACACGCGACGGTGAAACGGAAGAAACGAGATGACCGAAAAAAAAGAGGAAGAGAAAAATTGATTGGAAAAGAGGTAGAGAggaagaaataaatttaaaagggaGAGAAATAGAAAGAAAGAGAAATATTGTGAGAGGCGAGAGGGAATAGTATGAGGGCTATAATGATGGGAAGTTCTTACCTACACCCGGTCTATGAAAAATTCATGGATTCATCCAATAaggtgttagagaaatgagaaaaaagaaaaaataataagaaaagagagaaaaatgtatttgattTTCTAACACTTCATTGGATAGGTGTATGGAAATTTTATGGACCGGGTTTAGGTAAGAATTTCCCTATAATGATATATAGAATGACCTAAAATAAGTTTAAAGATTCGaacaaattcatcaaaaatagCCTTTGAATAATCCAAAACCTCAACTTTGTGAAAAGATTCCCTCTGGAATCATACTGAATATTCTAACCCAAATcattaaaatattcaataaCACAGTTCGCTATTAAATGACTAAACAGCCCTTGATAGATCTTTAACCGACTCTCGtgtttgtgtttttgttttcgTCCGGAAATTTCGACACTCTGAATAGCCAATGAATTTTGTTCCCAAGAACAGTTTGTTAATATTTCCATCATAAGCCGACTGTGAACAGTAGGGCAGTAGTGATGAAATTGAATGGCTAGTAGCAGTAAAATGAATGAGATTTTTGGAATTTATCAGTTAGTCCAAAGTCAATGACGCTACTacacttttagtttatttccgCATCTCATTTTCAATTTGTTAACCTTCACCATGGTCTAGCCACCGTCATTACAAATATTGCACCATAaaaatggttaatttatattggATTGATAGAGACAGAACTGAGCTCACATGTTCAGACATCgatttcaaaatttatgttgAAACTTCTTCAATCCTATTACCTCTTAATATCTCTTTCTTGGTTTcagaattgttttaaaatttaatatttcggTGCAATATAGCTCAAAATTCTTGTATTTCTAACTTTCAAAGACTTCTATTGTCACCtccattttctcttttttattttcttacagAGAGATACAACATAAAACCCGCAAATTCTTCTTCTTGATTTTCTGAAATTTTGAACATGGGAGAAGAATCTGCTAAAATGGAAGAAAAATTTGCTATTCCGGTGGATTCCGAGAATAAAGCGACGGAATTCAGATTATTTTCTATAGCACCACCGCATATGAGAGCTTTTCATTTATCTTGggtttctttcttttcttgtttCGTTTCAACTTTTGCTGCGCCGCCATTAATTCCGATCATACGCGACAATCTGAACCTTACAGCCACAGAGATAGGCAATGCCGGTATCGCTTCAGTTACCGGTGCAGTCTTAGCAAGAATCGCCATGGGAACCGCTTGTGATCTTTTCGGACCCCGTCTCGCTTCTGCTTCACTCATACTTCTCACAGCACCGGCGGTTTACTTCACTTCAGTTGTATCCTCGCCGATTTCATTTCTCCTGGTAAGATTCTTCACCGGATTTTCTTTAGCCACTTTTGTCTCCACACAATTCTGGATGAGCTCCATGTTTTCGACCCCCGTGGTCGCCACAGCTAATGGCATTGCCGGCGGATGGGGAAATCTCGGAGGCGGAGCAACGCAGTTGATTATGCCGATTGTTTTCTCCCTGATTCGAGACATCGGAGTTGTGAAATTCTCAGCTTGGAGAATCGCTTTTTTCGTTCCTGCTTTGTTTCAAACCCTGTCAGCCTTTGCTGTACTAATATTCGGTCAGGATTTTCCTGAAGGGAACTTTAAAGAATTACAGAAATCAGGAGAGAAACCGAAGGATAAATTCTCAAATGTTTTTTACAACGGAGTGACAAATTACAGGGGATGGATTCTAGCATTTACTTACGGATACTGTTTCGGAGTCGAATTAACAGTAGATAATATAATAGCGGAATATTATTACGACAGGTTTACTCTGAAACTGCATACAGCAGGAATTATTGCAGCAAGTTTTGGGTTAGCAAATTTAATTTCGAGACCAGCGGGTGGGTTCATTTCTGATGCAGTAGCTAAGAGATTTGGAATGAGAGGGAGGTTGTGGGCTTTATGGATAGTACAGACATTAGGAGGAGTGTTCTGTATATTTCTTGGAAGAATGGGATCTTTGAGTGCTTCCATTGTTGTTATGattgctttttctttcttctgTCAAGCTGCTTGTGGTATGACTTTTGGTGTCGTTCCTTTTGTCTCAAGGAGGTAATTTTTCTTCTACTTTCATcccattatttatttttcataggATTTTTGTCTGGCTGTTTACAACATTCTATTTTCAGCTAAATGTTCGCAAAAATACGCTCTTGGTAATTATTGGTATATCATTGGTAGATTGGAAAAAGAgcgtatttttacaaaaaaaataaaaaaaagatatttttgtaaCAACAAAAAGTcaaagtatatttttattaaaaaaatcaaaaagaaaaagaaaaagcatGCAAGGCGTAATTTCCTCATTTCTCTTGAATGATTAAAATTTGTTTGCGGGATATTTTAGGTTGTACCAAAATTTTCCGACAGATATATTTTGAAGTTTCGTTTTTATTTTCGGGaagcttttaaaaaattaatctttataATTTATTCTGATAAAAAGGCATTTTCattgttttttatttcaatattttttgttttagctTTTTTATTTCCATGCACATAAGAGAACTTTAAACTAGAGGTTATGCATTTAGTTCGAACGGAACAAAACCGAacttaaatttcataaataaaatcaaaatttctaaagttttaaaataagttcagcaaaattgaaccaaactaGGCATTTTGGCTAGGCTGAACCCATTCTGAAGTTATTGTacaattgtttttatttcacTTAGTTCTtgacaaattttttatatttaaataatcttttaactatttattttgtacACATGTGGTCCTTTTAGACATAAAACGTCGTCGTTTCATGCAATTAAAAtgaagggtttttttgtactAATTAAATAGTTAAGggactaattaaatataaaaatttatcaaagatcaaatgaaataaaagcCAATAGTATAGGAAATTTATGATGGGTTTAGccttttggttaatttttttagttcaatttaGTTGGTTTTTGCATACTCTAGTCATAGGTCAAATGTTAATCAAGTAATTTGAAGATATATAAGGCCTCCAGACTTGTATTATCTCTATTTCAAGCCCTAGTTAGaggattaattattttatgaaacaaatgtcAATAATAGGACTAAATATTTATAACTGTTCGTGATATGTAGTATACTGAAGGAGCACATTCGTTGTATTGGATAATTTCTCTAGTTAgaaataatttccaaaacaaaatgttttgcAAAAATACATGTTAGTTGAACTTGATTGTTTCAGCGGCAAATTGCATGTGCATGGTCGCTTGATGAGGCTTGAATTCGAGTCTCGCTTTTATTGAGCGCCAGCTTTTCCGTCAACGCTCAATGAAGATATTTATAGTTGAGTGTCAGTTTTTCTGTTGTCGTCTTTATAAGAAATTTACAGTTGAGTGTCAGTTTTCCTGCTGTCGTCTTTATAGTTGAGAGCTTTTCCACCGTGCATTGGTCTGAGCGAAGCATGAAATATCATAATCCATAGtgcttataattttttttatcattataattaGATTAACATAGTCTGATATCTTATATTTTCAGGTCATTAGGGGTGATATCAGGAATGACAGGAGGAGGAGGAAATGTGGGAGCAATTCTGACACAATTAATATTCTTCAAAGGATCAAAATACTCAAAAGAAACAGGAATTACTCTGATGGGGATAATGATCATTTGTTGCACTCTTCCaatttgtttaatatatttCCCACAATGGGGCGGTATGTTTTTTGGTCCATCATCTTCACAATTTGCTACAGAAGAACACTATTACATGTCTGAATGGAATTCTGAGGAGAAAGATCGAGGATTGCATTTAGCCAGCATTAAATTTGCTGATAATAGCAGAAGTGAAAGAAGTAAGAAAATTACATTCTTAAACCGTGTCTGATAATGATTACGCTTTGATCATAGAATGTGGGTATCTAGAGATTATGAAAATTTCAGGTTTTAGATCTTAGATTGCTAGAATTTGGAAAGTTGTGAAAATGTTAGTAATTAGACCATAATTTCATATTCAATTCTCTCTCACTTGTTATAACGGAGAAATATTCATATCTACTATGTATtccaataatatatttatatatttgtcgTCCGATCTGAATAGAAAATAGTACGTGTTCAATATTTAGGGGTTTACATTTagtttgaaaattgaactagatcaaaatttgtttttttagccAAATCGAACTGAATTTTTCAAGAGATTacaaattttcaaatcaaactaattaGTTTGGCTaattgatttggtttggtttggttatgtTATTTCAATTCGGTTGGTATCAAAACCTAACTAAATCGTTTTTGTCTGAAGTAGAACCGAATCGAAAActcatctatactatatataaaagcacggatggggggggggacagacaaatttaccgaataatccttttcagtttagtattaaataaaggttttgtagtcattacctaattagttatttaattaatcactattttaattaaagtcctaattagaataggtagctaacttatctccaatttagttttaatatgtaaaaaataactaaattgtctccaaattagtaggaatacctatcttttagtttgattgaactacaaaattaaaatattgtatttggtcaatatattattatttaaatttctatcttattattatttttaaagatattattaataaaattgaattaattatttaattatggttatatatctatactatatataaaagcacggagggggggggggacaggcaaatttaccgaataatccttttcagtttagtattaaataaaggttttgtagtcattacctaattagttatttaattaatcactattgtaattaaagtcctaattagaataggtagctaacttatctccaatttagttttaatatgtaaaaaataactaaattgtctccaaattagtagggaTACCTATCCttaagtttgattgaactacaaaattaaaatactgtatttggtcaatatattattatttaaatttctatcttattattatttttaaagatattattaataaaattaaattaattatttaattatggttatataaaaccaaaagaagaataaattcagtatggaacaaatttaataaccgaatatattatatttacttttacaaaaattcttaactaatttaatattaattataaataaaaaattgatataattataataaatttactaatacgTTTATTGATgtgttacgttacgagccacgtgcatagcacgtaatgcgaaactagtattttaaaaatacaaatgaaaCTGAATTTATCAATTTGATTATTCAGTTAAATAAGATTGTTAATTTACACACCCAATAGATATAGAGTTGAACTTAGGGGGCGGTTGGTTGATCAAAAAAGGCTAATCCCCTGAAAAGccccccacctttcaacccccttcgtttgcaccctcactttttaaaatttccaattttatccaaattatcacctttcattttcaattgcaccctaaaaatattaaattagtcttTTTTCATTAGAGAAAAGttcaaatttgatattttatattttaattcatattctaaatagtccctaatgtttaaattttaacaataaaatcatattttttaaaattttaaaagttaattttttgcacataaaatataaatcagttaaaaatatcattaaataattaaacaactaaaaacCGCCACTCACATTTTTCGATCACCGCCATCCATCTATTGTCCGAAAATAATtcgtcaaaaattaaaaa
This region of Mercurialis annua linkage group LG1-X, ddMerAnnu1.2, whole genome shotgun sequence genomic DNA includes:
- the LOC126676376 gene encoding high affinity nitrate transporter 2.5-like, giving the protein MGEESAKMEEKFAIPVDSENKATEFRLFSIAPPHMRAFHLSWVSFFSCFVSTFAAPPLIPIIRDNLNLTATEIGNAGIASVTGAVLARIAMGTACDLFGPRLASASLILLTAPAVYFTSVVSSPISFLLVRFFTGFSLATFVSTQFWMSSMFSTPVVATANGIAGGWGNLGGGATQLIMPIVFSLIRDIGVVKFSAWRIAFFVPALFQTLSAFAVLIFGQDFPEGNFKELQKSGEKPKDKFSNVFYNGVTNYRGWILAFTYGYCFGVELTVDNIIAEYYYDRFTLKLHTAGIIAASFGLANLISRPAGGFISDAVAKRFGMRGRLWALWIVQTLGGVFCIFLGRMGSLSASIVVMIAFSFFCQAACGMTFGVVPFVSRRSLGVISGMTGGGGNVGAILTQLIFFKGSKYSKETGITLMGIMIICCTLPICLIYFPQWGGMFFGPSSSQFATEEHYYMSEWNSEEKDRGLHLASIKFADNSRSERSKKITFLNRV